In Streptomyces sp. NBC_00341, the DNA window TCGACGTTGTCATTGGTCGGCCCCCACTTCGGACTCGAACCGTCCGGCCGGGGGTTGACCGCCCACCAGTCCACCCACTCACGCGGTGCGCGCCGGGTCCACAGCAGTGGTTCGTCGGCCACTTCGAGCACCGAGATGCCCGAACGGTCTGCCAGCGCGTGTCCGCTGGGCAGCCCCACGACGCGCGGTTCGGTGTGCACCAGCTCGCCGCGCAGACCGTTCAGGTCGTTGGGCAGCCAGACGAAGGCGACATCGGTCCGGCCGTCACGCAGTGCGTCGGCCTCCTGTCCCCAGTCGTAGCGCTTGGGCGCCACCCGCACGCCGGGGTGGCGCCGGGCGAACTCCGCGCGGGCACGCGTGGTGAGCTCGCCTGCGCCGCTCGCCTCGAAACCCACCCGCAGTACACCGGTCTCGCCGCGTGTGTGCCGCTCGGCCGCCACCGACACCCGCTCCGCCTGACGGACGGTCAGCAACGCCTCGGCGATCACGTCCTGCCCCGCCGCGGTCGCGGAGACACCCCCGGCGTGCCGGTCGAACAGCCGCACCCCGAGCTCCGACTCCAGGCTCTTGAGGGCG includes these proteins:
- a CDS encoding LysR family transcriptional regulator — its product is MELRQLHYLTVIAEEENLGRAARRLFVSQPALSYALKSLESELGVRLFDRHAGGVSATAAGQDVIAEALLTVRQAERVSVAAERHTRGETGVLRVGFEASGAGELTTRARAEFARRHPGVRVAPKRYDWGQEADALRDGRTDVAFVWLPNDLNGLRGELVHTEPRVVGLPSGHALADRSGISVLEVADEPLLWTRRAPREWVDWWAVNPRPDGSSPKWGPTNDNVEEMLEQVAEGSAVCFAPLSMARYYARPDLAWVPLTDVEPLRVVLAWADGKDTALTRGFVQVVRELVAAAEAPAG